A stretch of the Ensifer sp. PDNC004 genome encodes the following:
- a CDS encoding dual specificity protein phosphatase family protein, with protein MAFASFPNAKRLLKRLAVGMAALVAATVIYLVGLQWTGNFHTLVAGEVYRSAQPTPQAIAAYSKAYGIRTILNLRGEKPDERWYREEVAAAERNGIRLINFPMSASAEIDRKETDVLMAILRDAPKPLLIHCKAGADRTGLVSTIYLQQIAGVDEETAEWQLSPLYGHVAIPYLSGTFAMDETWEALEKSFGLSS; from the coding sequence ATGGCATTTGCAAGTTTTCCCAACGCGAAGCGTCTTTTAAAGCGCCTCGCTGTCGGCATGGCAGCGCTGGTCGCGGCCACGGTCATCTACCTCGTCGGTCTTCAGTGGACCGGCAATTTCCATACGCTCGTGGCCGGTGAGGTCTACCGTTCGGCGCAGCCGACGCCGCAAGCAATCGCCGCATACTCCAAGGCCTACGGCATCCGCACAATTCTCAACCTGCGCGGCGAGAAACCGGACGAGCGCTGGTATCGCGAAGAGGTTGCCGCCGCAGAGCGCAACGGTATCCGGCTCATCAACTTCCCCATGTCCGCTTCGGCCGAGATCGACCGCAAGGAAACCGACGTGCTGATGGCGATCCTTCGGGACGCACCGAAGCCGCTTCTGATCCACTGCAAGGCCGGCGCCGACCGCACCGGGCTCGTCTCGACGATCTACCTGCAGCAGATCGCAGGGGTCGACGAGGAAACGGCCGAGTGGCAGCTTTCGCCACTCTATGGACACGTGGCCATTCCCTATCTCTCCGGCACCTTCGCCATGGACGAGACCTGGGAAGCGCTGGAGAAGTCGTTCGGGCTGAGCAGCTAG
- a CDS encoding succinylglutamate desuccinylase/aspartoacylase family protein, whose protein sequence is MDVSEIIIAGDTPGIEWRLPVFRFKGRAAAAPKTYIQAALHANELPGTALAHFLLQRLQQAEKDGAILGDITVVPQANPIGAAQSHFGELQGRFDLGSRTNFNRDFPLIALGDRDRLIDDLDRYSATDRLKRQLLHMALGADLMLDLHCDDEALQYAYIDDAFWPEAGDLASALDMEAVFLSDGESSAFEEAVAYAWKYETGQKKTRLPGRLSVTVELRGTRDVYPELARKDAEGVFRFLVARGVVTGDEETIAPFAAIVAPLDNIEMIRAPEAGAILFHRDIGESVKTGDLLATILTRPGQADGALEVRAPQDGLIVTRVSTRLARRRSDLMKIACAAPSSAMRKPGSLEA, encoded by the coding sequence ATGGACGTTTCCGAAATCATCATCGCCGGCGATACGCCCGGCATCGAATGGCGCCTGCCGGTCTTCCGTTTCAAGGGCAGGGCGGCCGCCGCACCCAAGACCTACATCCAGGCGGCGTTGCACGCCAACGAGCTGCCGGGCACTGCTCTTGCGCATTTCCTGCTGCAGCGGCTGCAACAGGCGGAGAAGGACGGCGCCATCCTTGGCGACATCACCGTCGTACCCCAGGCAAACCCGATCGGAGCCGCGCAGTCGCATTTCGGCGAGCTGCAGGGCCGCTTCGACCTTGGGTCGCGCACGAACTTCAACCGTGATTTCCCGTTGATTGCGCTCGGCGACCGTGACCGGCTGATCGACGATCTCGACCGTTACTCCGCAACGGACCGGCTGAAGAGGCAGCTACTGCATATGGCGCTCGGCGCCGACCTGATGCTCGATCTTCATTGCGACGACGAGGCACTGCAATACGCCTATATCGACGACGCCTTCTGGCCGGAAGCCGGCGACCTCGCCTCGGCCCTCGACATGGAAGCGGTGTTCCTTTCGGACGGCGAAAGCTCCGCCTTCGAAGAGGCTGTCGCCTATGCCTGGAAATACGAAACCGGGCAGAAGAAGACGCGCCTGCCGGGACGCCTCTCGGTGACGGTCGAGCTTCGCGGCACGCGCGACGTCTATCCGGAGCTTGCCCGCAAGGATGCCGAAGGCGTCTTCCGCTTCCTCGTCGCCCGCGGCGTCGTGACCGGTGACGAAGAAACGATCGCCCCCTTCGCCGCCATCGTCGCGCCGCTCGACAACATCGAAATGATCCGGGCCCCTGAGGCCGGCGCCATCCTGTTCCACCGGGATATCGGCGAGAGCGTGAAGACCGGCGACCTGCTCGCAACGATCCTTACGCGCCCCGGCCAGGCGGATGGTGCCCTCGAAGTGCGCGCGCCGCAGGACGGGCTGATCGTCACCCGCGTCTCGACGCGCCTTGCACGCCGACGCTCGGACCTGATGAAGATCGCCTGCGCTGCGCCGTCGAGCGCCATGCGCAAACCCGGGTCGCTCGAAGCCTAG
- a CDS encoding YitT family protein, which translates to MAERSIDATETPTERHRLYEDALAILTGTLIMSLGIIIYSKAMLLTGSTSGLALLLQYATGAEFWLVFSLVNLPFYILAVNRLGWMFALRTFIAVSLVSLFSRLTAGWVEIARLDPIYAAVVGGGLMGMGLLILFRHRTGIGGINIVAIYLQERFGIRAGYFQLAVDLAILAAAFFVLPPSNLVLSVIGAAVVNMTLAINHKPGRYAGVT; encoded by the coding sequence ATGGCCGAGCGCAGCATCGACGCGACAGAAACCCCGACCGAACGCCATCGCCTCTACGAGGATGCGCTGGCGATCCTGACGGGCACGCTGATCATGTCGCTCGGCATCATCATCTACAGCAAGGCGATGCTGCTTACGGGCAGCACGTCGGGTCTGGCGCTGCTGCTGCAATATGCGACCGGCGCCGAGTTCTGGCTGGTCTTTTCGCTCGTCAACCTGCCCTTCTACATCCTGGCGGTCAATCGGCTCGGCTGGATGTTTGCACTGCGCACCTTCATCGCCGTCAGTCTCGTTTCGCTGTTTTCCCGGCTGACCGCCGGCTGGGTGGAGATCGCCCGGCTCGACCCGATCTATGCGGCGGTTGTCGGCGGCGGGCTGATGGGCATGGGCCTGTTGATCCTCTTTCGCCATCGCACCGGGATTGGCGGAATCAACATCGTCGCAATCTATCTCCAAGAGAGGTTCGGCATCCGTGCCGGCTATTTCCAGCTGGCAGTCGATCTCGCCATTCTGGCGGCCGCCTTCTTCGTGCTGCCGCCATCGAACCTGGTACTTTCGGTGATCGGCGCGGCGGTCGTCAACATGACGCTGGCGATCAATCACAAGCCGGGGCGCTATGCCGGCGTGACCTGA
- a CDS encoding MarR family winged helix-turn-helix transcriptional regulator: MSKETKTDKRGPGPDATAAWIGLMRARECVLARIEADFKAASLPPLGWYDVLWELVQAEDGRLRPFEIEARTLLAQYNLSRLIDRLVKEGLVRRETFDADGRGQWVVITEAGRAMRARMWQTYGPSIEAHVGARLTEAEARQLAALLAKLR, from the coding sequence ATGAGCAAAGAAACGAAAACCGACAAAAGAGGCCCTGGCCCAGACGCGACCGCAGCCTGGATCGGGCTGATGCGCGCGCGCGAATGCGTGCTTGCGCGGATCGAGGCCGATTTCAAGGCGGCCAGCCTGCCGCCGCTCGGCTGGTACGACGTGTTGTGGGAACTGGTTCAGGCGGAAGACGGCCGGCTGCGGCCCTTCGAGATCGAGGCGCGGACCCTCCTTGCGCAGTACAATCTTTCGCGTCTGATCGATCGTCTGGTGAAGGAAGGCCTTGTCCGCCGCGAAACCTTCGACGCCGACGGTCGCGGCCAATGGGTTGTCATCACCGAGGCCGGCCGGGCGATGCGCGCCCGCATGTGGCAGACCTACGGCCCGTCGATTGAGGCCCATGTCGGTGCCCGGCTGACAGAAGCGGAAGCGCGGCAACTGGCGGCGCTGCTGGCGAAGCTAAGATAG
- a CDS encoding MBL fold metallo-hydrolase, which translates to MLEERLVTDMISTLTILEPYPGVYAYYDGRVAGVRLYSQAANWLDDGAYELGVASYAIVDGREALVYDTHISLDHARAIRNHLESLGVTTIRVVLSHWHKDHVAGNAVFADCEIIALRLTAEKLDENREKIETATPPIQPLVMPSRLFDETLLLTVGTRPVELHHFAIHSADGNVIWLPEEKLLLAGDTLEDTTTFISEADRTATHIAELMRLRQWPIARILPAHGDRERIASGGYGPDLIDANRGYIERLTQAISTGAATGTLKEFAAADIASGAILYFAPYEAVHRSNVERVRAALGAR; encoded by the coding sequence ATGCTGGAGGAGCGCCTTGTGACCGACATGATCTCGACCCTGACGATTCTTGAGCCCTATCCCGGCGTCTATGCCTACTATGACGGGCGCGTTGCCGGAGTGCGGCTCTATTCGCAGGCGGCAAACTGGCTCGATGACGGCGCCTACGAACTCGGCGTCGCCTCCTACGCCATCGTCGACGGCCGCGAGGCGCTGGTCTACGACACCCATATCTCGCTCGATCACGCCCGGGCGATCCGCAACCACCTCGAAAGCCTTGGCGTCACCACGATCCGCGTCGTGCTCAGCCATTGGCACAAGGACCACGTGGCCGGAAATGCCGTCTTTGCCGATTGCGAGATCATCGCGCTCAGGCTGACGGCAGAGAAGCTTGACGAGAACCGCGAGAAGATCGAAACGGCGACGCCACCGATCCAGCCGCTCGTCATGCCGAGCCGGCTGTTCGACGAGACGCTTCTGCTGACCGTCGGGACGCGGCCGGTGGAACTGCATCACTTCGCCATCCATAGCGCCGACGGCAACGTGATCTGGCTGCCCGAGGAAAAGTTGCTACTGGCCGGCGATACGCTCGAGGATACGACGACCTTCATCAGCGAGGCCGATCGGACGGCGACGCACATCGCCGAACTCATGCGCCTGCGGCAGTGGCCGATTGCTCGGATTCTCCCGGCCCACGGCGACCGCGAACGCATCGCCAGCGGCGGCTACGGGCCGGACCTGATCGACGCCAATCGCGGCTACATCGAGCGGCTGACGCAGGCGATCTCGACCGGTGCTGCCACAGGCACGCTCAAGGAATTCGCCGCCGCGGATATCGCCTCCGGCGCGATCCTTTATTTCGCGCCGTACGAGGCCGTGCACAGGAGCAATGTCGAGCGGGTGCGTGCGGCCCTCGGCGCGCGCTGA
- the tatA gene encoding tyrosine aminotransferase, which translates to MFDALTRQPDDPLLALIGLYRKDERPGKVDLGVGVYRDETGHTPIFRAVKAAEKRLLETQDSKSYVGPEGDLVFLDHLWTLVGGNTIDRSHIAGVQTPGGSGALRLAADLIHQMGGKRIWIGLPSWPNHASIFKTAGLEPAGYPFFDVPTQTVLFDNMMTALQGAAAGDAVLLHASCHNPTGGVITEAQWMELAAVIAERGLLPLVDLAYQGFGRGLDEDVAGLRHLIGVVPEALVAVSCSKSFGLYRERAGAIFAVTSSSSSADTVRSNLAGLARTSYSMPPDHGAAIVRMILSDAELKRDWQEELETMRLRITNIRRALAEGLRDRWQALGAVASQEGMFSLLPLAEADVMRLRNEHGIYMPGSGRINIAGLKTAEVDGVIANFKNL; encoded by the coding sequence ATGTTCGACGCTCTGACCCGCCAACCCGATGATCCGTTGCTGGCCCTGATCGGGCTTTACCGCAAGGACGAGCGCCCCGGAAAGGTCGATCTCGGCGTCGGCGTCTACCGCGACGAAACCGGCCACACGCCGATCTTCCGCGCCGTGAAGGCGGCGGAGAAGCGCCTGCTCGAAACGCAGGACAGCAAATCCTATGTCGGCCCCGAAGGCGACCTCGTCTTCCTCGACCATCTCTGGACGCTGGTCGGTGGCAACACGATCGATCGCAGCCATATCGCCGGCGTGCAGACGCCGGGCGGCTCCGGCGCGCTCAGGCTCGCCGCCGACCTCATTCACCAGATGGGCGGCAAGCGCATCTGGATCGGGCTCCCGAGCTGGCCGAACCATGCCAGCATCTTCAAGACCGCAGGCCTAGAGCCCGCCGGTTACCCGTTCTTCGACGTGCCGACGCAGACCGTGCTCTTCGACAACATGATGACGGCACTCCAGGGTGCTGCAGCCGGCGACGCCGTGCTGTTGCATGCGAGCTGCCACAACCCGACCGGCGGTGTCATCACTGAGGCGCAGTGGATGGAGCTTGCCGCCGTCATCGCCGAGCGCGGCCTGCTGCCGCTCGTCGACCTCGCCTATCAGGGCTTCGGCCGCGGCCTCGATGAGGATGTCGCCGGGCTCCGCCACCTGATCGGCGTCGTGCCGGAAGCGCTGGTTGCGGTCTCCTGCTCCAAGTCCTTCGGGCTTTACCGCGAGCGCGCCGGCGCGATCTTCGCGGTGACGAGCTCGTCGTCGTCGGCCGATACGGTCCGTTCCAACCTCGCCGGCCTTGCCCGCACCAGCTACTCGATGCCGCCGGATCACGGTGCTGCCATCGTGCGGATGATCCTTTCCGACGCCGAGCTCAAGCGTGACTGGCAAGAAGAGCTCGAAACCATGCGGCTGCGCATCACCAACATCCGCCGCGCGCTCGCCGAAGGCCTGCGCGATCGCTGGCAGGCGCTCGGCGCCGTCGCCAGCCAGGAAGGCATGTTCTCGCTGCTGCCGCTCGCCGAGGCCGACGTCATGCGGCTTCGGAACGAGCATGGCATCTACATGCCCGGTTCCGGCCGTATCAACATTGCCGGCCTGAAGACGGCGGAAGTCGACGGCGTCATCGCCAACTTCAAGAACCTCTGA
- a CDS encoding ArsC family reductase, translated as MTVTIYGIKNCDTMKKARTWLDGRGVAYRFHDYKAEGIDRPHLERWCKEAGWETVLNRAGTTFRKLDEADRQDLDAQKAIALMLAQPSMIKRPVLEADGNLLIGFKPDLYEAVLAKA; from the coding sequence ATGACGGTTACGATTTACGGCATCAAGAACTGCGACACGATGAAGAAGGCGCGCACATGGCTCGACGGCCGGGGCGTCGCCTATCGCTTCCACGACTACAAGGCCGAGGGCATCGACCGCCCGCATCTGGAGCGCTGGTGCAAGGAAGCCGGGTGGGAAACGGTGCTGAACCGCGCCGGCACGACCTTCCGCAAACTCGACGAGGCCGATCGACAGGACCTCGACGCGCAGAAGGCAATCGCGCTGATGCTCGCTCAGCCCTCGATGATCAAGCGCCCGGTGCTCGAAGCCGACGGCAACCTGCTGATCGGCTTCAAGCCGGACCTCTACGAGGCCGTGCTCGCCAAAGCCTGA
- a CDS encoding RNA polymerase sigma factor: protein MTEHLTPAHYFDLLRFARRQTRRAAEAEDLLHEALIVALKAGRFPTGSDRAWFCGVLRKLAAMQARTAARRLRREQQLDIPEAEDASSADPLAFAATLSPSLRIVMLLAIAGHNRLEIRHLLGISDEALRQRILMLRRAWRDAGHVETSLELTGLRYPLESGRIRQALLPVTRGGRAAFASHDPDGHLFAINFSPRVSHETATGGNKPA, encoded by the coding sequence ATGACCGAGCACCTGACGCCGGCGCACTATTTTGATCTCCTCCGTTTCGCCAGGCGCCAGACGCGCCGCGCAGCAGAAGCGGAGGATTTGCTGCATGAGGCGCTGATCGTGGCGCTCAAGGCAGGGCGCTTTCCGACCGGCAGCGATCGCGCCTGGTTCTGCGGCGTTCTCCGCAAGCTCGCAGCGATGCAGGCGCGTACTGCCGCTCGCCGACTTCGCCGGGAGCAGCAGCTTGATATCCCAGAAGCGGAAGACGCCAGTTCCGCCGATCCGCTCGCCTTCGCCGCCACGCTTTCCCCCAGTCTCAGGATCGTGATGCTGCTTGCGATCGCCGGCCACAATCGCCTCGAAATCCGTCACCTCCTTGGCATTTCCGATGAAGCGCTGCGCCAGCGCATCCTGATGCTGCGCCGGGCCTGGCGTGATGCCGGCCATGTCGAGACCAGTCTGGAGTTGACCGGGCTTCGTTATCCGCTCGAAAGCGGCCGTATTCGTCAGGCCCTGCTGCCGGTCACCCGCGGCGGCCGCGCCGCCTTTGCCAGCCACGATCCGGACGGCCATCTCTTCGCGATCAATTTTTCGCCGCGCGTGTCTCACGAAACGGCAACCGGCGGCAACAAGCCGGCGTAA
- a CDS encoding VOC family protein codes for MLSKPRIGAICYFVSELTRTEAFYRDVLGLNVQRMEDDEAGAWLMAKIEDEVELIFFVAESKPGNTPIVVFDLAEGGIDDVVGGLAEKGTTIVTPVSHAPGGWSAEFADPDGHVLSLYQSAEMPRLKRAANA; via the coding sequence ATGCTGTCGAAACCACGTATCGGGGCCATCTGCTACTTCGTCTCGGAACTTACCCGGACGGAAGCCTTCTACCGTGATGTCCTGGGTCTCAACGTCCAGCGCATGGAGGACGACGAAGCCGGCGCCTGGCTGATGGCCAAGATAGAAGACGAGGTCGAATTGATCTTTTTCGTCGCGGAAAGCAAACCGGGCAACACGCCGATCGTCGTGTTCGATCTCGCCGAAGGCGGCATCGACGATGTCGTGGGCGGCCTCGCCGAAAAGGGAACCACCATCGTCACGCCGGTGAGCCATGCGCCCGGCGGCTGGTCAGCGGAGTTCGCCGATCCCGATGGTCATGTCCTGTCGCTCTACCAGTCGGCGGAGATGCCGCGTCTGAAGCGGGCTGCCAACGCTTGA
- a CDS encoding Lrp/AsnC family transcriptional regulator, giving the protein MELDQIDRRIIRLLVEDASLSNNALAARVGLSPAPLSRRLARLYAAGVIRQTVVVDPKAAGIGFQAFVEVTLERTASKVGQRFIELVSRMPEVVECHTVAGDFDFLLKIAVRDVADYKRLLWSEFEQIAEIKTLRSTILLDSPKMTAATGA; this is encoded by the coding sequence ATGGAATTGGATCAGATCGACCGGCGGATCATCCGCCTGCTGGTGGAGGATGCATCGCTCAGCAACAATGCGCTTGCGGCGCGGGTCGGCCTTTCGCCGGCGCCGCTGTCGCGCCGCCTTGCCCGGCTCTATGCGGCCGGCGTCATCCGCCAGACGGTGGTCGTCGATCCGAAGGCAGCTGGCATCGGCTTCCAGGCCTTTGTCGAGGTGACGCTGGAGCGCACCGCAAGCAAGGTCGGCCAGCGCTTCATAGAGCTGGTGTCGCGCATGCCGGAGGTGGTGGAATGCCACACGGTCGCCGGCGATTTCGACTTTCTCCTGAAGATCGCGGTGCGCGACGTTGCCGATTACAAGCGCCTGCTCTGGAGCGAATTCGAGCAGATCGCCGAGATCAAGACCTTGCGCTCGACCATCCTGCTCGACAGCCCAAAGATGACGGCCGCCACGGGGGCGTGA
- the ybaK gene encoding Cys-tRNA(Pro) deacylase: protein MSKTTRATQMLSKAGVAFSVHAYHYDPNAERVGLQAAEALGEDPGRVLKTLMAEVDGKPVCCVVPSDREVSMKKLAAAFGGKSAAMMKPADAERLTGYHVGGISPFGQKKLVPTAIEEAALAEAQVYINGGQRGLQVRLAPRDAQSALKAIAAPLIA from the coding sequence ATGTCGAAGACCACGCGCGCCACGCAGATGCTTTCGAAGGCCGGCGTCGCCTTCAGCGTGCATGCCTATCACTACGATCCCAATGCGGAGCGCGTCGGCCTGCAGGCGGCCGAGGCGCTCGGCGAGGATCCGGGCCGGGTGCTGAAGACGCTGATGGCCGAGGTCGACGGCAAGCCGGTCTGCTGCGTCGTGCCCTCCGACCGCGAGGTCAGCATGAAGAAGCTCGCCGCTGCCTTCGGCGGCAAGTCGGCGGCTATGATGAAGCCGGCGGACGCCGAGCGGCTGACCGGCTACCATGTCGGCGGCATCAGCCCGTTCGGCCAGAAGAAGCTGGTGCCGACGGCGATCGAGGAGGCAGCACTTGCCGAAGCGCAGGTCTACATCAATGGCGGGCAGCGCGGCCTGCAGGTGCGGCTCGCACCGCGCGACGCCCAGTCCGCGCTAAAGGCGATCGCCGCACCGCTCATCGCCTGA
- a CDS encoding EamA family transporter: MSSNRTVDLALTALAPAIWGSTYLVTTQFLPSGYPLTVAMLRALPAGLLLLLIVRRLPEGIWWPRTFVLGALNFSFFWAMLFVSAYRLPGGVAATVGAVQPLIVILLSRVFLGSPIRLLSVVAGLAGIAGVALLVLTPGAALDPLGVLAGLAGAVSMAFGTVLSRHWAPPVPPLTFTAWQLAAGGLMLVPVALFFEPSLPPLTTANVLGLAYLGLIGAAFTYLLWFRGLSRLEPSAVSPLGFLSPVVAILLGWGVLGEQLTPVQALGILVVFLSVWLSQRAQLAPKVRPARA, translated from the coding sequence ATGAGCTCGAACCGCACCGTCGACCTTGCCTTGACCGCGCTGGCACCTGCCATTTGGGGCAGCACCTACCTCGTCACCACGCAGTTCCTGCCGTCCGGCTATCCGCTGACGGTCGCCATGCTACGGGCGCTTCCGGCCGGGCTGCTCCTGCTCCTCATCGTTCGGCGGTTGCCGGAAGGCATCTGGTGGCCGCGCACCTTCGTGCTCGGCGCACTCAACTTTTCCTTCTTCTGGGCGATGCTCTTCGTTTCGGCTTACAGGCTGCCGGGCGGCGTCGCCGCCACGGTGGGTGCCGTACAGCCGCTGATCGTCATCCTCCTGTCGCGCGTCTTCCTGGGCTCGCCGATCCGTCTGCTCAGCGTCGTCGCCGGCCTTGCGGGCATCGCCGGCGTTGCCCTACTGGTGCTCACGCCCGGCGCCGCGCTCGATCCGCTCGGGGTGCTCGCCGGTCTCGCCGGCGCGGTCTCCATGGCCTTCGGCACGGTGCTCAGCCGCCACTGGGCGCCGCCGGTGCCGCCGCTCACCTTCACCGCCTGGCAATTGGCGGCTGGTGGCCTCATGCTCGTGCCGGTGGCGCTGTTCTTCGAGCCGTCGCTGCCGCCGCTGACGACGGCCAACGTCCTCGGTCTTGCCTATCTCGGCCTGATCGGCGCCGCCTTCACCTATCTGCTCTGGTTCCGCGGCCTCTCGCGCCTCGAGCCTTCTGCCGTCTCGCCGCTCGGTTTCTTGAGCCCCGTCGTCGCCATCCTGCTCGGCTGGGGCGTGCTCGGAGAGCAACTGACACCGGTCCAGGCGCTCGGCATCCTCGTCGTCTTCCTCAGCGTCTGGCTCAGCCAGCGCGCGCAACTCGCCCCGAAGGTGCGACCGGCGCGGGCCTGA
- a CDS encoding aminopeptidase has product MTFPANTPDPIDPVKLDKLAEVAIQVGLQLQRGQDLVMTAPVAAMPLVRLITKHAYKAGAGLVTTLYSDEDTTLSRYAYAPDESFDRASDWLFKGMAEAFAGGAARLAISGDNPMMLSAQDPAKVARANKANSIAYKPALEKISNFDINWNIVSYPNPSWAKLVFPNDPEEVAVEKLANAIFAASRVDVADPVAAWKEHNANLARRSAWLNGERFAALHFTGPGTDLTVGLADGHLWCGGASEAKNGFTCNPNIPTEEVFTTPHALRVEGHVSSTKPLSHQGTLIDNIQVRFEGGRIVEAKASRGEEVLNKVLDTDEGARRLGEVALVPHSSPISASGILFYNTLFDENASCHIALGQCYSGCFVDDAKLTPDQIRAQGGNSSLIHIDWMIGSGQVDIDGVRADGSRVPVMRKGEWA; this is encoded by the coding sequence ATGACCTTTCCCGCCAATACGCCCGATCCGATCGACCCGGTGAAACTCGACAAGCTCGCGGAAGTCGCGATCCAGGTCGGCCTGCAGCTTCAGCGCGGCCAGGACCTTGTCATGACCGCGCCGGTCGCGGCGATGCCGCTTGTTCGCCTTATCACCAAGCACGCCTACAAGGCCGGTGCAGGCCTCGTGACGACTCTCTATTCGGACGAGGACACGACGCTTTCGCGTTATGCCTATGCACCGGACGAGAGCTTCGACCGGGCAAGCGACTGGTTGTTCAAGGGCATGGCCGAAGCTTTCGCCGGTGGTGCAGCGCGGCTTGCGATCTCCGGCGACAACCCGATGATGCTGTCGGCGCAGGATCCGGCCAAGGTGGCGCGCGCCAACAAGGCGAACTCGATCGCGTACAAGCCGGCGCTCGAAAAGATCTCCAACTTCGACATCAACTGGAACATCGTCTCCTACCCGAACCCGTCCTGGGCGAAGCTCGTCTTCCCTAATGATCCGGAAGAGGTTGCCGTCGAGAAGCTCGCCAACGCCATCTTCGCCGCCTCGCGCGTCGACGTCGCCGATCCGGTGGCCGCCTGGAAGGAGCACAACGCCAACCTCGCCCGGCGCTCGGCCTGGCTGAACGGCGAACGCTTTGCAGCGCTGCACTTCACCGGCCCGGGCACCGATCTGACCGTCGGGCTTGCCGATGGCCATCTCTGGTGCGGCGGCGCATCGGAGGCCAAGAACGGCTTCACCTGCAACCCGAACATCCCGACCGAGGAGGTGTTCACGACCCCGCATGCGCTGCGTGTCGAAGGCCATGTCTCCTCGACCAAGCCATTGTCGCACCAGGGCACTCTGATCGACAACATCCAAGTGCGTTTCGAGGGCGGCCGGATCGTCGAAGCCAAGGCATCGCGCGGCGAGGAAGTACTGAACAAGGTGCTCGACACCGACGAGGGCGCGCGCCGGCTCGGCGAAGTGGCTCTGGTGCCGCATTCCTCGCCGATCTCGGCAAGCGGCATCCTGTTCTACAACACGCTGTTCGACGAAAACGCCTCGTGCCACATCGCGCTCGGCCAGTGCTATTCCGGCTGCTTCGTCGACGACGCCAAGCTGACACCTGACCAGATCCGCGCCCAGGGCGGCAATTCCAGCCTCATTCACATCGACTGGATGATCGGCTCGGGCCAGGTCGACATCGACGGCGTGCGCGCCGACGGCAGCCGCGTCCCGGTCATGCGAAAGGGCGAATGGGCCTGA
- a CDS encoding glutathione S-transferase family protein, with amino-acid sequence MLILVSHHLCPYVQRASIALDEKGVRFERTYIDLKAKPDWFLKVSPLGKVPLLQVPQQSGEAVLFESSVIAEYVEESQAGPKLHPQDALERARHRGWMEFGSSILSDLWGFETARDQETYEQKRQAVAGKFATMEAALGDGPYFAGTQFSLVDAVFAPIFRYFDLFDTLADHGIFDGLDRVGAWRKALAERPSVKAAVTPDYGERLMTFLREHDAYLLRAGQA; translated from the coding sequence ATGCTTATCCTCGTCAGCCACCATCTCTGCCCCTATGTGCAGCGCGCCTCGATCGCGCTCGACGAAAAAGGCGTTCGCTTCGAGCGGACCTATATCGACCTCAAGGCCAAGCCCGACTGGTTCCTGAAGGTTTCGCCGCTCGGCAAGGTGCCGCTGTTGCAGGTGCCGCAGCAGAGCGGCGAAGCGGTGCTGTTCGAAAGCTCCGTGATCGCCGAATATGTCGAGGAAAGCCAAGCCGGCCCGAAGCTTCACCCGCAAGATGCGCTGGAGCGCGCCCGGCATCGCGGCTGGATGGAATTCGGCTCGTCGATCCTTTCGGATCTCTGGGGCTTCGAGACCGCCCGGGACCAGGAAACCTACGAGCAGAAGCGCCAGGCGGTCGCCGGCAAGTTTGCGACCATGGAAGCGGCGCTCGGCGACGGCCCCTACTTTGCCGGCACACAATTTTCGCTCGTCGATGCGGTCTTCGCACCGATCTTCCGTTACTTCGATCTCTTCGACACGCTTGCAGATCACGGCATTTTCGACGGACTCGATCGTGTCGGCGCCTGGCGCAAGGCGCTCGCCGAGCGGCCGAGCGTCAAGGCGGCCGTGACGCCGGATTACGGTGAGCGGCTGATGACCTTTCTCAGGGAGCACGACGCCTATCTGCTGCGCGCCGGACAGGCATAG